The following coding sequences lie in one Glycine max cultivar Williams 82 chromosome 19, Glycine_max_v4.0, whole genome shotgun sequence genomic window:
- the LOC100527394 gene encoding uncharacterized protein LOC100527394 codes for MEAYRKSHRGSMRGKSLPFYRNAPKPASSTAVQYTATDIKPNHYSSSPASVGFVVHEDYATTKRNLKVRIVVADSRSNLDELYRQPADESVDTKAEIYIAMVQKRLMLER; via the coding sequence ATGGAGGCATACAGAAAGAGCCACAGAGGGTCCATGAGAGGAAAATCGTTGCCTTTTTATAGAAATGCACCAAAACCAGCTTCCTCAACCGCCGTGCAATACACAGCTACAGATATTAAGCCAAATCACTATTCTTCTTCTCCTGCCTCTGTAGGGTTCGTGGTCCACGAGGACTATGCAACCACAAAGCGAAATCTGAAGGTTCGCATTGTGGTTGCAGATAGTAGGAGCAATTTGGATGAGTTGTATCGCCAGCCAGCAGATGAAAGCGTGGACACCAAAGCTGAAATATATATCGCTATGGTTCAGAAACGTTTGATGCTTGAGCGATAA